TTGGATGTCTTGATCACATTGATACCCTTATCCTGACATAGAGTAAGTGTCAAGCTATCTGTGTCTGATACCGTCTCATCGTTGGTAGTCACCTCTACTGAGTTCTCGATCATTCCAGCATCAACATCTTTCTGAGTTACCGTATAGGTAGCTTTGTAAGTCCAAGTCTCGGTTACATCAAGTTCTCCGTCTTCATCAGAATCGCCTTCGACAAACTCGATCGCTGAAAGATTCGGCATCTCGTCAGTCACTTCAACTCCACCCAAGGATACGTTTCCTGTGTTGGTTACTGTGAAGGTGTAGGTAATTACTGTTTCACCAGCAATCACTTCGTAGCAGTCTGATTCTCCGTCTACTTCCAAGCTGGATGTCTTGGTCACATTGATGCCCTTCTCTTGTGGCAAAATAGTTTCTTCATCGTCGCTTGAAGGTCCAGTTTCATTAGAATCAGCGGTAGCCGTATTTCTAACTATTCCAGCATCAATATCATCCTGAGTAAGGGTATAAGTAGCTGTAAATGTTAATCCGCTATCTTCTCCTACTTCAAGATCAATTGGCCCGCCATTTACTGTCACCATAGGATCGGTAACGGTTACTCCAGTTAGTTTAACATTACCTGTATTGGTTACAAGGAATGTATACTTGATCGTTTCACCTTCATTTGCAAGGTTATCAGAATTTTCATCTACAAATTCTCCAGATTTTACAATAGAAAGTGAGCAATCATTTATAGTTAAGGTAACCGGAGTTCTCTTACTTACACAGCCAAATTCAGATACTGCCTCTGCCCAATAAGTTACAGTGCCAATTTCATTTAAGGTTGGAAGACCTTGAATTGGCGTCAAACTTTCTACAGATGAATACCATCTGATTGTTTCATTCTCATTTACTGTTACTTCAGCAATTAATTCTTGAACTGGATCTATTGCACAGACTGTTTGATTTCCTTTAGAAACCGGGGCTTCTACTTCATAATAGCTCACTGTTACTGTGGCGGTTGCCGCTTCTGTACATGGTGCTGTCGCTGCTACAGTATAAGTATACACATTGCCAACATTGCTCCAGCTTCCTCCTGCATCAGGGGTGCCGGTCAACGCAGCAAACAATTCTGATTCCGTAGGGGTAGTGCCCTCGCATAGCGTCAACGTTCCGTTGCCTCCCGCATCAGGACCATCCTGGTAGCTCACTGTTACTGTGGCGGTTGCCGCTTCTGTACATGGTGCTGTCGCTGCTACAGTATAAGTATACACATTGCCAACATTGCTCCAGCTTCCTCCTGCATCAGGGGTGCCGGTCAACGCAGCAAACAATTCTGATTCCGTAGGAGTAGTGCCCTCGCATAGCGTCAACGTTCCGTTGCCTCCTGCATCAGGACCATCCTGGTAGCTCACCGTTACTGTGGCGGTTGCCGCTTCTGTACATGGTGCTGTCGCTGCTACAGTATAAGTATACACATTGCCAACATTGCTCCAGCTTCCTCCTGCATCAGGAGTGCCGGTCAACGCAGCAAACAATTCTGATTCTGTTGGGGTAGTGCCCTCGCATAGCGTCAACGTTCCGTTGCCTCCTGCATCAGGACCATCCTGGTAGCTCACCGTTACTGTGGCGGTTGCCGCTTCTGTACATGGTGCTGTCGCTGCTACAGTGTAGGTATACACATTGCCATCATTGCTCCAGCTTCCTCCTGCATCAGGGGTGCCGGTCAACGCAGCAAACAATTCTGATTCCGTAGGGGTAGTGCCCTCGCATAGCGTCAACGTTCCGTTGCCTCCTGCATCAGGACCATCCTGGTAGCTCACTGTTACTGTGGCGGTTGCCGCTTCTGTACATGGTGCTGTCGCTGCTACAGTATAAGTATACACATTGCCAACATTGCTCCAGCTTCCTCCTGCATCAGGGGTGCCGGTCAACGCAGCAAACAATTCTGATTCCGTAGGAGTAGTGCCCTCGCATAGCGTCAACGTTCCGTTGCCTCCTGCATCAGGACCATCCTGGTAGCTCACCGTTACTGTGGCGGTTGCCGCTTCTGTACATGGTGCTGTCGCTGCTACAGTATAAGTATACACATTGCCAACATTGCTCCAGCTTCCTCCTGCATCAGGAGTGCCGGTCAACGCAGCAAACAATTCTGATTCCGTTGGGGTGGTACCCTCGCATAGCGTCAACGTTCCGTTGCCTCCTGCATCAGGACCATCCTGGTAGCTCACTGTTACTGTAGCGGTTGCCGCTTCTGTACATGGTGCTGTCGCTGCTACAGTGTAGGTATACACATTGCCATCATTGCTCCAGCTTCCTCCTGCATCAGGGGTGCCGGTCAACGCAGCAAACAATTCTGATTCCGTTGGGGTGGAGCCCTCGCATAGCGTCAACGTTCCGTTGCCTCCTGCATCAGGACCATCCTGGTAGCTCACTGTTACTGTGGCGGTTGCCGCTTCTGTACATGGTGCTGTCGCTGCTACAGTGTAGGTATACACATTGCCATCATTGCTCCAGCTTCCTCCTGCATCAGGGGTGCCGGTCAACGCAGCAAACAATTCTGATTCCGTAGGGGTAGTGCCCTCGCATAGGGTCAACGTTCCGTTGCCTCCTGCATCAGGACCATCCTGGTAGCTCACCGTTACTGTGGCGGTTGCCGCTTCTGTACATGGTGCTGTCGCTGCTACAGTATAAGTATACACATTGCCATCATTGCTCCAGCTTCCTCCTGCATCAGGGGTGCCGGTCAACGCAGCAAACAATTCTGATTCCGTAGGGGTAGTGCCCTCGCATAGCGTCAACGTTCCGTTGCCTCCTGCATCAGGACCATCCTGGTAGCTCACTGTTACTGTTGCGGTTGCCGCTTCTGTACATGGTGCTGTCGCTGCTACAGTGTAGGTATACACATTGCCATCATTGCTCCAGCTTCCTCCTGCATCAGGGGTGCCGGTCAACGCAGCAAACAATTCTGATTCCGTAGGGGTAGTGCCCTCGCATAGCGTCAACGTTCCGTTGTCTCCTGCATCAGGACCATCCTGGTAGCTCACTGTTACTGTGGCGGTTGCAGCTTCTGTACATGGTGCTGTCGCTGCTACAGTGTAGGTATACACATTGCCATCATTGCTCCAGCTTCCTCCTGCATCAGGGGTGCCGGTCAATGCAGCAAACAATTCTGATTCCGTAGGGGTAGTGCCCTCGCATAGCGTCAACGTTCCGTTGCCTCCTGCATCAGGACCATCCTGGTAGCTCACCGTTACTGTGGCGGTTGCCGCTTCTGTACATGGTGCTGTCGCTGCTACAGTATAAGTATACACATTGCCAACATTGCTCCAGCTTCCTCCTGCATCAGGAGTGCCGGTCAACGCAGCAAACAATTCTGATTCTGTTGGGGTGGAGCCCTCGCATAGCGTCAACGTTCCGTTGCCTCCTGCATCAGGACCATCCTGGTAGCTCACCGTTACTGTGGCGGTTGCCGCTTCTGTACATGGTGCTGTCGCTGCTACAGTATAAGTATACACATTGCCAACATTGCTCCAGCTTCCTCCTGCATCAGGAGTGCCGGTCAACGCAGCAAACAATTCTGATTCCGTTGGGGTGGTACCCTCGCATAGCGTCAACGTTCCGTTGCCTCCTGCATCAGGACCATCCTGGTAGCTCACTGTTACTGTAGCGGTTGCCGCTTCTGTACATGGTGCTGTCGCTGCTACAGTGTAGGTATACACATTGCCATCATTGCTCCAGCTTCCTCCTGCATCAGGGGTGCCGGTCAACGCAGCAAACAATTCTGATTCCGTTGGGGTGGAGCCCTCGCATAGCGTCAACGTTCCGTTGCCTCCTGCATCAGGACCATCCTGGTAGCTCACTGTTACTGTGGCGGTTGCCGCTTCTGTACATGGTGCTGTCGCTGCTACAGTGTAGGTATACACATTGCCATCATTGCTCCAGCTTCCTCCTGCATCAGGGGTGCCGGTCAACGCAGCAAACAATTCTGATTCCGTAGGGGTAGTGCCCTCGCATAGGGTCAACGTTCCGTTGCCTCCTGCATCAGGACCATCCTGGTAGCTCACCGTTACTGTGGCGGTTGCCGCTTCTGTACATGGTGCTGTCGCTGCTACAGTATAAGTATACACATTGCCATCATTGCTCCAGCTTCCTCCTGCATCAGGGGTGCCGGTCAACGCAGCAAACAATTCTGATTCCGTAGGGGTAGTGCCCTCGCATAGCGTCAACGTTCCGTTGCCTCCTGCATCAGGACCATCCTGGTAGCTCACTGTTACTGTTGCGGTTGCCGCTTCTGTACATGGTGCTGTCGCTGCTACAGTGTAGGTATACACATTGCCATCATTGCTCCAGCTTCCTCCTGCATCAGGGGTGCCGGTCAACGCAGCAAACAATTCTGATTCCGTAGGGGTAGTGCCCTCGCATAGCGTCAACGTTCCGTTGTCTCCTGCATCAGGACCATCCTGGTAGCTCACTGTTACTGTGGCGGTTGCAGCTTCTGTACATGGTGCTGTCGCTGCTACAGTGTAGGTATACACATTGCCATCATTGCTCCAGCTTCCTCCTGCATCAGGGGTGCCGGTCAACGCAGCAAACAATTCTGATTCCGTAGGAGTAGTGCCCTCGCATAGCGTCAACGTTCCGTTGCCTCCTGCATCAGGACCATCCTGGTAGCTCACTGTTACTGTTGCGGTTGCCGCTTCTGTACATGGTGCTGTCGCTGCTACAGTGTAGGTATACACATTGCCATCATTGCTCCAGCTTCCTCCTGCATCAGGGGTGCCGGTCAACGCAGCAAACAATTCTGATTCTGTTGGGGTGGTACCCTCGCATAGCGTCAACGTTCCGTTGCCTCCTGCATCAGGACCATCCTGGTAGCTCACTGTTACTGTTGCGGTTGCCGCTTCTGTACATGGTGCTGTCGCTGCTACAGTGTAGGTATACACATTGCCAACATTGCTCCAGCTTCCTCCTGCATCAGGGGTGCCGGTCAACGCAGCAAACAATTCTGATTCCGTAGGGGTAGTGCCCTCGCATAGCGTCAACGTTCCGTTGCCTCCTGCATCAGGACCATCCTGGTAGCTCACCGTTACTGTGGCGGTTGCCGCTTCTGTACATGGTGCTGTCGCTGCTACAGTATAAGTATACACATTGCCAACATTGCTCCAGCTTCCTCCTGCATCAGGGGTGCCGGTCAACGCAGCAAACAATTCTGATTCCGTAGGGGTAGTGCCCTCGCATAGCGTCAACGTTCCGTTGCCTCCTGCATCAGGACCATCCTGGTAGCTCACCGTTACTGTGGCGGTTGCTTCTACCGGACAAGGAGAATTAGATGACAATGTGTAAGTATAAACATTACCAACATTGGTCCAAATTCCTCCTGTATCAGGAGAACCTCCTAAGGCAGCAAATAACTGGGATTCAGTTGGGGATGCTCCTTCACATAGGATTAAATCCCCATTAATTCCTGGATTCAATACAACAGGTACTGGCTGAGGATTGATGGTAACAACAGCAGGAGAACTTATACATCCATCCGCTGATTTTACTGTGACACTGTATTGACCTGGATTAAGATTATTAAATACATTGGAATCCTGATAGTCAACACCATCAATAGAATATGTAAAATTATTTCCTGTTGGGGCTGAAACTGTTATTGCACCTGTAGCTACTTCACAAGTTGGCTGAGTTAAGGATGTTGTAGGCGAACCAGGAGTGACAGGTTGATCTGGCACACTAACCTGAGCTGTTCGAATACATTCATTTGATAGTTTAACCCTAACTGTATATAGACCAGGAGTGAGATTATTAAAGGTATTAGATTCTTGGTAATTCTGACCATCAATTGAATAGGTAGCCCCACTTACTTGACCTACTGTTATACTACCAACTGCAACAGAACAAGTAGGCGCAGTGATTTCAGTTTCCACATCAAATGCCGTAGGATAAGATAGATCCTCAATTCTTGTTACAGATACAGCTGGATTCTGAGAATCAGTTACTACCAATCTTACTTGTGATGCAGAATTATCACTATAGGTATGAACAGGATTAGCTGTAGTATTATCAATGATACCATCATTATTGAAGTCCCATGCATAGGTATAAGGAGAAACACCACCATTTACATCTGAGGTAAAGTAGAAAGTATAACCAGAATCTCCATAACAACTTGTGTAATCGATATCTGCTGAAAGTGGAGCGGAAACAAAGATTTCATCCAAGCACTCACTTTGAGCTTTGTTGTAGTCACCACAATCTACTGGAATAGAATTGGGATTTGTCAACCACACCAAAAGGATATTGGTCATTCTCAATTCATCGCCACATTGCCAACCATCAATTTTTTGGATAACTCTTTTAACCACACCTTGCGCACCAACATCAATTAACCCTATGTATGAGTTTATTTGAATTGGAGTTGCAGATTCACCAATAAACAATTTGGCGAAAAGTCTTGTCTCATACCGAGCTGTATTGGAATTCTGTTGAATTTCTACAGTTATGTATACATCTTGCTGTACTCCATCCTCACAAGTTCCAGTAATTCTGTTTCCGTTTACATCACTTAGATAGACTGCTGGGAAGTTCAAATTGTTGGTGGTGCAGTTAAAATCTTCTGGCTCACATGGAGGAAAATCCGGGCCTTCACTCACCAAAATCATCGCTTCTACAATTGGGCTTTCACATCCAGCTGCATTAACTTCACTTACATACTTTTTATAAGTACCAAGTGTATTACTGTTAATGCTTGGAGTGCCATTTAATGGTGTACCCCCAGCAGGAGAGTCGTACCATCTTAAAGTATTATTCGAATTTTTCTTATTTGCCTTAAATTCATAATTACCTGAATTCTTGGCTACTGAAAACGAAAGGCCTTCGGGAGCTTCAGCTAAAGAATTTACGACAACTGTCTTATTTACAGTAGAGGTACAATTATTCTCAGTTACCGTGTAAGTAACATTAGCTTGACCTACCGCAATACCAGTAACTAGTCCTTCATCAGAAATAGAAATCAAATTTGGAGTAGTCGTGCCCCAAATTCCACCAAGAGTTCCACTTTCCATTTGTGAAGTCCCACCTACACAGACATCTTGACCTTGGATAGGATCAATAGTCGGCAAAGCATTCACTGTAATATTCGCAGTATTAGAAGTGGCTGACCTACAGTTACCAGTGACTACTACATAGTACCATGTTTCTCCTATCTGAGTAGTAGAAGGAGTATAAGTAGAGTTAGTAGCACCATTGATTAGAGTTCCTCCAGTGTTGGAATTGGTCGTATTGGAATACCACTGATAAGTTTTTGTTCCTGTTCCAGAAACAACAACCTCTAAAGGAGCGGCGTTTTGATTTACACAATAAGTAGCGGGATCTGGTTGATCCGTAAAAGTTATAGGTACAATTGTACTTGCAATGGTAATTTTATAATCTTCGACCTCACCATTCAAAGCTCCACCATCAGGACCCAATCCTCCTGCAGTATTAATTCTAAAACGCATATAACTGTCACCTGGAACTGCGTCACAAGGAACAGGAATTTGCAATTGAGTATTCGTGGATGTACCAGAGACAGCTTGGTTGGTAACTATCTGCTCTCCAGCATCATTAAAATCACCATCTCTATTCCAATCTATCCAAGCATTTATCTGTCCGGTACCACGAGTATTTACAGTGATTGTCTTATTCTGATTGGCATCAAAAGATCCAGAAAATGAAATTCCATCCTCATCATCCTCGGTTGAACTAGGATCGTCAGAATTCAAATCATCACCATCCGCATTTACACTTGGAAAGGATCCATTTTCTCTATCGACAATAGCTCCAAACCTCGGAGTGATATTTGAAGGAGAAACGTTTGACGGCGTGGTATGTGATGGAGTTCCATAACTTGCAGGTGCATCGCCATAATCGGCGGCCCCAACCTGGAAATCATCTATACAAGAAACATAAAAAGAAAAATATCGGCTATTTTGAGCTTCACTTCTTCTATAGCGAAGTCCAAACCTCCATCTAAAGGTTTGGATATTTACAAAATCAACTTTTACTATACGTTCAAAAACATTCGTAGGAATCGGATTACCTCCACTTTCTGCTGAACTTCCAGTATTATCTTGATATCGGGTGCCAAAGGGCGCTGGCTCACTCAATTCATCCAAATTATCCTCAGCACCATTTCCAAATGATATATTTCCTAAACTTCCATTTCCAGCAGAGACCGCTTGAAACTCATGAAAATTGCTATCCCCATCGATATCAATCAAGTAGGCTGTAAAATTCGGGATAGTTACAGGAGTACTAGTTCCAGAAAGAACAAACTCATATCTAAAAGTTGCCCATCCATTATTATCACGTCTAGTAGATCCATCGCCACTCAAAATTGGTTGAAGTGCGGTAGGATAACCTGAATCGGTATCATCAAAAGCTGAAATTTTACTTCTGACTTCGTCTTCGATTGTCACAATCGCGTCAACAACCGTTCCTCCTGGTAGTGTTACCACATTGGAAAAACGATAACTAGCCCCTGGATTTAGATTAGCTCCAGATCCACCATTTGGATTTCCCAAATAGGTTGGATTTTGAAAACTTAGCGGTGGGACACCACCAGAACAGAATTCTGTTTCAGATTGGACTCTTCCATTCAATGGAGCTGTTGTTCGTAGCATCCTTGCATTAGAAGAAGATTTTAAGGCATTAAAATCAATGGCCGGAATAATGTCAGGCTTAACTTGAACTGCCTTTAGATCATTTTCAGTCTGACCAAATGATGGAAGAACTGCGATTAACAAAAAGATCCAAACTAGAAGTCCATAAAATCTTAAAGGCTTCAGTTGGTTTAAAAATCCATTGCCCATAAAACTTCGAGCAAATTGATTATTGGATAACCTGTCCATATTCTTAGAATTTAAAATTTTTCGAGTTCGTAATTCTGTTTCTATACTTTTCTCATTTTCAATCCTTTAGAAAAATTTTAGCTTAAAAATTTCAGCGATCTTTTTCAAAGGACCATCCAGATTCTTTGACTTTTTTTGATTTCAAAATCAGATTTCAATTCAAAGTCACTTATTTGCCATAAAAATACACTTTAATGTATTTCATATCCAAGTC
Above is a window of Algoriphagus sanaruensis DNA encoding:
- a CDS encoding DUF7507 domain-containing protein gives rise to the protein MDRLSNNQFARSFMGNGFLNQLKPLRFYGLLVWIFLLIAVLPSFGQTENDLKAVQVKPDIIPAIDFNALKSSSNARMLRTTAPLNGRVQSETEFCSGGVPPLSFQNPTYLGNPNGGSGANLNPGASYRFSNVVTLPGGTVVDAIVTIEDEVRSKISAFDDTDSGYPTALQPILSGDGSTRRDNNGWATFRYEFVLSGTSTPVTIPNFTAYLIDIDGDSNFHEFQAVSAGNGSLGNISFGNGAEDNLDELSEPAPFGTRYQDNTGSSAESGGNPIPTNVFERIVKVDFVNIQTFRWRFGLRYRRSEAQNSRYFSFYVSCIDDFQVGAADYGDAPASYGTPSHTTPSNVSPSNITPRFGAIVDRENGSFPSVNADGDDLNSDDPSSTEDDEDGISFSGSFDANQNKTITVNTRGTGQINAWIDWNRDGDFNDAGEQIVTNQAVSGTSTNTQLQIPVPCDAVPGDSYMRFRINTAGGLGPDGGALNGEVEDYKITIASTIVPITFTDQPDPATYCVNQNAAPLEVVVSGTGTKTYQWYSNTTNSNTGGTLINGATNSTYTPSTTQIGETWYYVVVTGNCRSATSNTANITVNALPTIDPIQGQDVCVGGTSQMESGTLGGIWGTTTPNLISISDEGLVTGIAVGQANVTYTVTENNCTSTVNKTVVVNSLAEAPEGLSFSVAKNSGNYEFKANKKNSNNTLRWYDSPAGGTPLNGTPSINSNTLGTYKKYVSEVNAAGCESPIVEAMILVSEGPDFPPCEPEDFNCTTNNLNFPAVYLSDVNGNRITGTCEDGVQQDVYITVEIQQNSNTARYETRLFAKLFIGESATPIQINSYIGLIDVGAQGVVKRVIQKIDGWQCGDELRMTNILLVWLTNPNSIPVDCGDYNKAQSECLDEIFVSAPLSADIDYTSCYGDSGYTFYFTSDVNGGVSPYTYAWDFNNDGIIDNTTANPVHTYSDNSASQVRLVVTDSQNPAVSVTRIEDLSYPTAFDVETEITAPTCSVAVGSITVGQVSGATYSIDGQNYQESNTFNNLTPGLYTVRVKLSNECIRTAQVSVPDQPVTPGSPTTSLTQPTCEVATGAITVSAPTGNNFTYSIDGVDYQDSNVFNNLNPGQYSVTVKSADGCISSPAVVTINPQPVPVVLNPGINGDLILCEGASPTESQLFAALGGSPDTGGIWTNVGNVYTYTLSSNSPCPVEATATVTVSYQDGPDAGGNGTLTLCEGTTPTESELFAALTGTPDAGGSWSNVGNVYTYTVAATAPCTEAATATVTVSYQDGPDAGGNGTLTLCEGTTPTESELFAALTGTPDAGGSWSNVGNVYTYTVAATAPCTEAATATVTVSYQDGPDAGGNGTLTLCEGTTPTESELFAALTGTPDAGGSWSNDGNVYTYTVAATAPCTEAATATVTVSYQDGPDAGGNGTLTLCEGTTPTESELFAALTGTPDAGGSWSNDGNVYTYTVAATAPCTEAATATVTVSYQDGPDAGDNGTLTLCEGTTPTESELFAALTGTPDAGGSWSNDGNVYTYTVAATAPCTEAATATVTVSYQDGPDAGGNGTLTLCEGTTPTESELFAALTGTPDAGGSWSNDGNVYTYTVAATAPCTEAATATVTVSYQDGPDAGGNGTLTLCEGTTPTESELFAALTGTPDAGGSWSNDGNVYTYTVAATAPCTEAATATVTVSYQDGPDAGGNGTLTLCEGSTPTESELFAALTGTPDAGGSWSNDGNVYTYTVAATAPCTEAATATVTVSYQDGPDAGGNGTLTLCEGTTPTESELFAALTGTPDAGGSWSNVGNVYTYTVAATAPCTEAATATVTVSYQDGPDAGGNGTLTLCEGSTPTESELFAALTGTPDAGGSWSNVGNVYTYTVAATAPCTEAATATVTVSYQDGPDAGGNGTLTLCEGTTPTESELFAALTGTPDAGGSWSNDGNVYTYTVAATAPCTEAATATVTVSYQDGPDAGDNGTLTLCEGTTPTESELFAALTGTPDAGGSWSNDGNVYTYTVAATAPCTEAATATVTVSYQDGPDAGGNGTLTLCEGTTPTESELFAALTGTPDAGGSWSNDGNVYTYTVAATAPCTEAATATVTVSYQDGPDAGGNGTLTLCEGTTPTESELFAALTGTPDAGGSWSNDGNVYTYTVAATAPCTEAATATVTVSYQDGPDAGGNGTLTLCEGSTPTESELFAALTGTPDAGGSWSNDGNVYTYTVAATAPCTEAATATVTVSYQDGPDAGGNGTLTLCEGTTPTESELFAALTGTPDAGGSWSNVGNVYTYTVAATAPCTEAATATVTVSYQDGPDAGGNGTLTLCEGTTPTESELFAALTGTPDAGGSWSNVGNVYTYTVAATAPCTEAATATVTVSYQDGPDAGGNGTLTLCEGTTPTESELFAALTGTPDAGGSWSNDGNVYTYTVAATAPCTEAATATVTVSYQDGPDAGGNGTLTLCEGTTPTESELFAALTGTPDAGGSWSNVGNVYTYTVAATAPCTEAATATVTVSYQDGPDAGGNGTLTLCEGTTPTESELFAALTGTPDAGGSWSNVGNVYTYTVAATAPCTEAATATVTVSYQDGPDAGGNGTLTLCEGTTPTESELFAALTGTPDAGGSWSNVGNVYTYTVAATAPCTEAATATVTVSYYEVEAPVSKGNQTVCAIDPVQELIAEVTVNENETIRWYSSVESLTPIQGLPTLNEIGTVTYWAEAVSEFGCVSKRTPVTLTINDCSLSIVKSGEFVDENSDNLANEGETIKYTFLVTNTGNVKLTGVTVTDPMVTVNGGPIDLEVGEDSGLTFTATYTLTQDDIDAGIVRNTATADSNETGPSSDDEETILPQEKGINVTKTSSLEVDGESDCYEVIAGETVITYTFTVTNTGNVSLGGVEVTDEMPNLSAIEFVEGDSDEDGELDVTETWTYKATYTVTQKDVDAGMIENSVEVTTNDETVSDTDSLTLTLCQDKGINVIKTSNLEVDGESDCYEVIAGETVITYTFTVTNTGNVSLGGVEVTDEMPNLSAIEFVAGDSDEDGELDVTETWTYKATYTVTQEDVDAGMIENSVEVTTNDETVSDTDSLTLTLCQDKGINVTKTSSLEVDGESDCYEVIAGETVITYTFTVTNTGNVSLGGVEVTDEMPNLSAIEFVEGDSDEDGELDVTETWTYKATYTVTQKDVDAGMIENSVEVTTNDETVSDTDSLILTLCQNQSLAINKTVASNADVLGGDLVFNVTVKNTGNTTLFNIYVEDIKTGDNWMITELAPNAEDTRQVIVEISQELIDGGCYENTAIAEIREYFGEQLPSEGLEEDAYEVILSAEPSTVTECFTQTPGIQIVKTDNGAEVDAAGDLITYTLTATNTGNVTLTNVVITDPLTGYEENVGTLNPGQSAIRTTSYTVTQSDVNAGFVLNTALTTGDSPDGNDPSDETEEETPIQRNPSIQIVKTDNGAEVDAAGDVITYTLTATNTGNVTLTNVVITDPLTGYEENVGTLNPGQSAIRTTSYTVTQSDVNAGFVLNTALTTGDSPDGNDPSDETEEETPIQRNPSIQIVKTDNGAEVDAAGDVITYTLTATNTGNVTLTNVVITDPLTGYEENVGTLNPGQSAIRTTSYTVTQSDVNAGFVLNTALATGDSPDGNDPSDETEEETPIQRNPSIQIVKTDNGAEVDAAGDVITYTLIATNTGNVTLTNVVITDPLTGYEENVGTLNPGQSAIRTTSYTVTQSDVNAGFVLNTALTTGDSPDGNDPSDETEEETPIQRNPSIQIVKTDNGAEVDAAGDVITYTLTATNTGNVTLTNVVITDPLTGYEENVGTLNPGQSAIRTTSYTVTQSDVNAGFVLNTALTTGDSPDGNDPSDETEEETPIQRNPSIQIVKTDNGAEVDAAGDVITYTLTATNTGNVTLTNVVITDPLTGYEENVGTLNPGQSAIRTTSYTVTQSDVNAGFVLNTALTTGDSPDGDDPSDEVEVETPIARRTDIQITKVADVEGVQDEGEVINYTITVTNIGNITLTSVSVEDPKTGLSEVIDVLEPGQAVSFETSYIVTIDDVAAQETIVNVATATYTDPVTEEERSEEAEELVEILCMDRTLITGTIFNDMTGEPLVGVPVTLIPQGSTPGTIKIVVTGADGRYSFKDFPAGSYLLQVQDANLNATRGLYPVASSLFFTDIEVCIYQTKNFGYGTYDGPVLGDFVWYDLNGDGIQNEWFDANNDGQVTQNPIQGQAIDISEWEWFDLNGDGRYDGPENEGELNKAGFGNAQSANIKVTGPNGFENDVIVGILGYWRTRPEAGFGDYTATLTIDEFLDTEAQRMRGTGLVKVLPDAGARIMGINASRTEVRCGVTTGNEITRTVISDQLVFLDMDFGIRCLDVEVEIIANNDDFGAHFISFGGVIGNILDNDLLEGQRPDPDDVDFEFTELDGIIGLLIDENGELSLIPGVNEVRSYTLGYTLRETLFPDNSDDATVVFRILNDNVDLSVTKTSFGAEIYEGDEFEYEIVVRNIGGTPASGVTIVDNLPASLTYLSSRVASVSDSQIQVGAPTVSGSTITWNVPFIPADGVVTIRITVKAGNAGSIQNVVVVDSEEDDTNDANNSATDVNQVLPFRIPNVITPNNDGDNDTFEIKGLGKFASSEIVIFNRYGDHVLEKKNYQNDWNAPGQVAGTYYYVLKLTDQSGKVHEYTGWIQVIKE